From the genome of Excalfactoria chinensis isolate bCotChi1 chromosome 12, bCotChi1.hap2, whole genome shotgun sequence, one region includes:
- the SFMBT1 gene encoding scm-like with four MBT domains protein 1, with translation MNGEQQHDADAGSGVEDVEFSWDEYLEDTGAVAAPHGSFKHVDTSLQNGFAPGMKLEVAVKSDQDTYWVATIITTCGQLLLLRYDGYGEDRKADFWCDIMTADLHPIGWCEQNKKVLKVPEGIRDKIPDQEEFLQRVLKGACSAPANLLEGLHRGKNPLDLIAPGSRLELQNCRDALEAWIVSVVENVGGRLKLRYEGLEDSDTFDQWIFYLDPFLHQVGWAAQNGYNLQPPLAIRSLKSEADWQEIVKKVKEEEEESSVPTDLFKDKPVIGVHSFSEGMKLEAVDPAAPFVISPATVLKVYNEQYFMIEIDDLRPERATSRSYICHVNSAGIFPVQWSLKNGIHLSPPPGYPGQDFDWADYLKQCGAEAAPQSCFPSLTSDHGFKENMKLEAVNPVDPEEVCIATVTKLKDSYLWLQLEGSKKPIPDCIVSVESMNIFPVGWCETNGYQLRPPRKAIVNRQKKIAVIQPEKQVLSSRTVHDGLKNQELNSADSVVINGKYCCPKIYFNHRCFSGPYLNKGRIAELPQSVGPGNCVLVLKEVLTLLINAAYKPSRVLRELQLDEEAAWHGHGETLKAKYKGKSYRATVEVVRTADRVADFCRKTCIKLECCPNLFGPQMVLDKCSENCSVLTKTKYTHYYGKRKNKRIGRPPGGHSNLEVAMKKPNKRRKKRKHFFVHKKKRSSTSVDNTPAGSPQGSGGEEEDDQDEVDEESLTEDSASEQQDELLEESEVSEKKSRSSSPAQSELSHSLTQDQDKRKRKLRTFSFSDDENKPPSPKEIKIEVAEKLQLDSNPLEWSVADVVRFLKSTDCAPLARIFLDQEIDGQALLLLTLPTVQECMDLKLGPAIKLCHHIERVKLAFYQQFAN, from the exons ATGAATGGAGAACAGCAGCATGATGCAG ATGCTGGTTCTGGTGTGGAAGACGTGGAGTTCAGTTGGGATGAGTATCTAGAAGACACAGGAGCAGTTGCAGCCCCTCATGGGTCTTTTAAACAT GTGGATACGAGTTTGCAGAATGGTTTTGCGCCTGGCATGAAGTTAGAGGTCGCTGTGAAGTCTGACCAGGACACCTACTGGGTGGCGACCATCATTACTACCTGCgggcagctgctcctgctgcgcTACGATGGCTACGGGGAGGATCGCAAGGCTGACTTCTGGTGTGATATCATGACAGCTGACTTGCACCCCATCGGCTGGTGTGAGCAGAACAAGAAGGTTCTCAAAGTGCCTGAAG GTATCAGAGACAAGATACCTGACCAGGAGGAGTTCCTTCAGCGAGTGCTGAAAGGAGCATGCAGTGCTCCTGCTAACCTGCTGGAGGGG cTTCACAGAGGGAAAAACCCATTGGATCTCATTGCACCAGGCTCCCGACTGGAACTGCAGAACTGCCGGGATGCCCTGGAGGCCTGGATTGTCAGCGTGGTAGAAAATGTTGGTGGGAGACTGAAGTTGAGATACGAAGGGCTGGAGGATTCTGACACCTTCGACCAGTGGATATTCTACTTGGACCCTTTCCTTCACCAAGTGGGATGGGCAGCTCAAAACGGATATAACCTGCAGCCACCTTTAG CCATTAGGTCTCTGAAAAGTGAGGCGGATTGGCAAGAAATCGTGAAGAAGgtaaaagaggaggaagaggagtcGTCAGTTCCTACAGATCTCTTCAAG GATAAACCTGTGATCGGAGTGCATTCATTCTCTGAAGGCATGAAGTTAGAAGCTGTGGACCCAGCGGCTCCCTTTGTAATCTCTCCTGCCACGGTTCTCAAG GTGTACAATGAACAGTATTTCATGATAGAAATTGATGACTTGAGGCCAGAGCGTGCGACCAGCCGGTCTTACATTTGCCATGTCAACAGTGCTGGGATTTTCCCGGTGCAGTGGAGTCTGAAGAACGGCATACATCTCAGCCCCCCGCCAG GTTATCCTGGGCAGGACTTTGACTGGGCAGACTACCTCAAACAATGTGGTGCTGAGGCAGCTCCCCAGAGCTGCTTCCCTTCG TTAACTTCTGACCATGGATTTAAGGAGAATATGAAACTTGAGGCTGTGAACCCAGTTGATCCTGAGGAAGTCTGCATTGCTACAGTCACCAAGTTGAAAGATTCCTACCTCTGGCTTCAGCTGGAGG GCTCCAAGAAGCCCATCCCTGACTGCATAGTGAGTGTGGAATCGATGAATATATTCCCAGTGGGCTGGTGTGAGACGAATGGATACCAGCTCAGACCTCCTCGCAAAGCAATAG tAAATAGGCAGAAAAAGATTGCAGTAATTCAACCAGAGAAACA AGTTTTGTCTTCAAGGACAGTTCATGATGGACTGAAGAACCAGGAGCTGAACTCTGCAGATTCAG tGGTAATTAATGGGAAGTATTGCTGCCCAAAGATCTACTTCAACCACCGGTGCTTCTCAGGGCCTTACCTTAACAAGGGCAGGATTGCAGAGCTTCCTCAGTCCGTGGGACCTGGGAACTGTGTTCTCGTTCTGAAAGAG GTTCTCACTTTATTGATCAATGCAGCGTACAAACCCAGCCGTGTCCTGCGAGAGCTGCAGTTGGATGAAGAAGCTGCGTGGCATGGGCATGGAGAGACCCTAAAAGCCAA GTACAAAGGGAAGAGCTACCGTGCGACTGTGGAGGTTGTGAGGACAGCAGACCGGGTGGCAGATTTCTGCAGGAAAACGTGCATCAAACTGGAATGTTGTCCGAACCTCTTTGGTCCTCAGATGGTGCTGGATAAGTGCTCAGAGAACTGCTCCGTCCTGACAAAGACTAAATACA CACACTATTATGGAAAGCGGAAAAACAAGCGGATAGGTAGGCCTCCGGGTGGCCACAGTAACTTGGAAGTAGCCATGAAGAAACCAAATAAAAGACGGAAGAAAcgaaaacatttttttgttcataAGAAAAAACGTTCTTCTACTTCAGTGGATAACACTCCAGCTGGATCTCCCCAG GGcagtggaggggaagaggaagatgacCAGGATGAGGTAGATGAAGAATCTCTGACCGAGGACAGCGCATCCGAGCAGCAGGATGAATTGCTTGAGGAATCAGAAGTATCAGAGAAAAAATCACGGTCATCCTCTCCTGCACAGAGCGAGCTGTCTCATTCTCTGACTCAGGACCAGgacaagaggaagaggaagctcaggacCTTTTCTTTTTCCGATGATGAAAATAAGCCTCCTTCGCCAAAG GAAATAAAGATTGAAGTTGCCGAAAAGCTGCAGCTGGACAGCAACCCTCTGGAATGGAGCGTGGCTGACGTCGTGCGGTTCCTCAAGTCCACTGACTGTGCTCCGCTGGCGAGAATTTTCCTTGACCAG GAAATTGACGGCcaggcgctgctgctgctgaccctGCCAACCGTTCAGGAGTGTATGGACTTGAAACTTGGGCCAGCTATTAAACTTTGCCATCACATTGAAAGGGTTAAACTTGCTTTTTACCAGCAGTTCGCTAACTGA